A single window of Salvia splendens isolate huo1 chromosome 6, SspV2, whole genome shotgun sequence DNA harbors:
- the LOC121807026 gene encoding MAR-binding filament-like protein 1-1: MSSAAGNSSFAPYQFRHTTPSSSKCCSLRIAPSRGKNAMPTAHLQRAHSHSCSRRVALVMGFAVIRLLKFRAHAIDAESNELAAAHLNQNEELSGQERPSGHPFFSILNVLGILGSGILAALFASKRKEKAISDATIEHMKNMLKEKEAAIISLEKKFKAELINEKECLNKELGKVKAEQQSLVNQLEMASYTITNLGQELQKEQNIVEELTIEVDNLEHCVQNAGSEKTQLQQQLKEKLHSVGFLQERIDLLLLDIKDKEDTILHLSCRLADKDRELDQLSSIYQQLEDHLPSLESENKQLKDVIQRNQEELELKYEIVQELDAELSLLLAEKDESEKKLDAILMEHNNFKSSMEKKSTSDAKLLGEREGKIHLLEEQLTILLDGKKKDEVLISALTQERDTLKEMLNIELGNMKILEEELRITHATLEESKYETSDLAKQLQELRRFCLELEEEVCKVQADFREARESLHMKLEEAKRGAEILSEELSSANDLFSKSSEELQIMSAELSAALQKCNSLEVELTDALRKAESTTVDLDNERKTISSLKKELMDLETQISRDKQARKSLESDLEEATKFLNDVNRHALMLSRELELAHSQISSLEVEKDKLYNFIAVQKQVSEESRVNLEDAHNLVMKLGKERESLTKRGKRLEEELASAKGEILRLMSRMNSSKPAVDAQQGRKAAASGRRNTQRRRKDRSQQKDS; this comes from the exons ATGAGCTCCGCAGCCGGGAATTCTAGCTTTGCACCCTACCAATTCCGCCACACCACCCCATCTTCTTCCAAATGTTGCTCGTTGAGAATCGCCCCCTCTCGAGGAAAGAATGCGATGCCCACGGCTCATCTACAGAGAGCCCATTCCCATTCCTGCTCCAGGAGAGTGGCCCTTGTCATGGGTTTTGCCGTTATCCGCCTTCTCAAATTCAGGGCTCACGCAATCGATGCAG AAAGTAATGAATTGGCGGCAGCACATCTGAATCAAAATGAAGAG CTATCGGGGCAGGAACGTCCATCAGGTCACCCCTTCTTCTCCATTCTCAATGTACTCGGTATTCTGGGATCTGGAATTCTTGCTGCCCTTTTTGCATCAAAGAGGAAGGAAAAGGCCATTTCAGATGCTACTATAGAACAC ATGAAAAATATGCTCAAGGAAAAAGAAGCTGCTATTATTTCTCTGGAGAAAAAGTTTAAGGCAGAACTAATAAATGAGAAAGAATGTCTAAATAAGGAACTTGGAAAAGTGAAAGCTGAGCAGCAGTCTTTAGTTAATCAACTGGAAATGGCATCATATACCATAACAAACCTTGGTCAAGAATTGCAAAAGGAGCAAAACATAGTCGAAGAGCTTACCATCGAAGTTGATAACCTAGAACACTGTGTTCAAAATGCTGGGAGTGAGAAAACGCAACTCCAACAACAGCTAAAGGAGAAGCTGCATTCTGTAGGATTCTTGCAAGAAAGGATCGACTTGCTTTTACTGGATATCAAGGATAAAGAAGATACTATTTTGCATCTTAGCTGTAGACTTGCTGACAAAGATAGAGAGCTGGATCAACTCAGCTCCATATATCAGCAATTGGAGGATCATCTACCTAGTTTGGAGTCCGAGAACAAGCAATTGAAGGATGTAATTCAGAGAAATCAAGAGGAGCTGGAACTGAAGTATGAGATCGTGCAGGAATTGGATGCAGAATTATCCCTTTTACTGGCTGAGAAAGATGAATCTGAAAAGAAGCTTGATGCCATTTTAATGGAGCATAACAACTTCAAGTCCTCCATGGAAAAGAAGTCAACTTCGGATGCAAAGCTTTTGggagaaagagaaggaaagATTCATCTGCTTGAAGAACAACTTACGATCTTGTTGGATGGCAAGAAGAAAGATGAAGTATTAATATCTGCTTTGACGCAGGAGAGGGACACTTTAAAAGAAATGTTGAACATAGAATTAGGAAATATGAAGATTCTGGAAGAGGAGCTTAGAATCACACATGCTACTTTGGAGGAATCAAAATATGAAACTTCTGACCTTGCTAAACAATTGCAAGAGTTGAGAAGATTTTGTTTGGAGCTTGAAGAAGAGGTCTGTAAAGTCCAGGCCGATTTTAGGGAAGCAAGAGAATCATTACACATGAAACTAGAGGAAGCTAAACGTGGTGCAGAAATCTTGTCCGAAGAACTAAGTTCTGCAAATGATCTTTTCAGTAAATCAAGCGAAGAACTGCAAATTATGTCCGCAGAATTATCTGCCGCATTGCAGAAATGCAATAGCTTGGAGGTGGAACTCACTGATGCCCTTAGGAAAGCAGAAAGCACAACTGTTGATCTGGATAACGAAAGGAAAACTATATCTTCTCTGAAGAAAGAGTTGATGGATCTCGAGACCCAAATTTCGAGAGATAAACAAGCACGAAAAAGTCTTGAATCAGATTTAGAAGAGGCTACTAAGTTCCTCAATGATGTGAATCGGCACGCATTGATGCTTTCCAGAGAGTTAGAGCTTGCACATTCTCAGATTTCTAGCCTGGAAGTTGAGAAAGATAAGCTATATAATTTCATTGCTGTGCAGAAACAGGTTTCCGAAGAATCTCGGGTGAACTTGGAAGATGCCCACAACCTGGTCATGAAACTCGGGAAAGAAAGGGAGAGTTTGACAAAGAGAGGAAAGAGACTAGAGGAAGAGCTGGCCTCTGCAAAGGGAGAGATACTGAGGCTGATGAGTCGAATGAACTCTTCGAAACCGGCAGTTGATGCCCAACAGGGGAGAAAAGCTGCAGCTTCAGGTAGAAGGAATACCCAACGAAGGAGAAAGGATAGATCCCAGCAAAAAGATTCATAG
- the LOC121810066 gene encoding protein SYS1 homolog: protein MFYGSVVWDPWLIVAQIACLQCLYYLALGVFLSILVGTRVSKMSLVYFFDYATVDASTVIGWGVMSSIFFSSIAGAGFLVYLVERAKKCLDFCATLYIVHLFICTIYGGWPASITWWVVNLTGLAAMALLGEYLCMRREMREIPISRLRSSA from the exons ATGTTCTATGGTTCAGTGGTATGGGATCCATGGCTGATAGTGGCGCAAATCGCGTGCCTCCAATGCCTGTACTACCTGGCTCTGGGAGTATTCTTGTCGATTCTGGTTGGCACTCGAGTTTCGAAGATGAGCCTTGTGTATTTCTTTGATTATGCCACGGTTGATGCCTCTACAGTTATTGGTTGGGGTGTCATGTCTTCCATTTTTTTCAGCTCTATTGCTGG AGCTGGTTTTCTAGTCTATTTAGTTGAAAGGGCGAAGAAGTGCTTGGATTTTTGTGCCACCCTTTATATCGTTCACCTCTTCATTTGCACTATATATGGAGGTTGGCCAGCATCAATAACATGGTGGGTTGTTAATCTTACTGGTCTTGCAGCAATGGCGTTATTAGGTGAATATCTGTGCATGAGACGTGAAATGCGAGAAATTCCTATATCAAGACTTCGGTCAA GTGCTTGA